A single window of Calderihabitans maritimus DNA harbors:
- the argF gene encoding ornithine carbamoyltransferase, whose translation MLVTYSLDGKFKGRDFLTLYHFTPEEITYFLEVAFQFKEKQKKGEPHRVLEGKTLGMIFQKPSTRTRVSFEVGMYQLGGFPLFLSSQDLQIKRGEPIQDTARVLSRYVDGIMIRTYSQQEVEDLARYADIPVINGLTDMFHPCQVLADLMTIREKKGALAGLKLGYIGDGNNVANSLLIGGAKTGMKVIVASPPGYQPPKQVVDWAREDARKTGGEITITEDPLEAAREADVLYTDVWASMGQEKEAVERKKVFSRYQINEDLLHYARPDAIVLHCLPAHRGEEITEEVMEGPQSAIFDQAENRLHAQKAILALLL comes from the coding sequence ATGCTGGTGACCTACAGCTTGGACGGCAAATTCAAAGGAAGAGATTTTCTAACTCTTTACCATTTCACTCCCGAAGAAATAACTTACTTTTTAGAGGTGGCATTTCAGTTTAAAGAGAAACAAAAAAAGGGAGAGCCTCATCGCGTTCTAGAAGGTAAAACTTTGGGGATGATTTTTCAGAAGCCTTCTACGCGGACACGGGTATCCTTTGAAGTCGGTATGTACCAACTGGGAGGGTTTCCATTATTTCTGAGCAGCCAGGACCTTCAAATTAAAAGAGGTGAGCCAATACAGGACACCGCCCGGGTTCTCAGTCGCTATGTCGACGGCATTATGATAAGGACTTATTCCCAACAGGAAGTGGAAGACCTGGCCCGTTATGCCGATATACCGGTGATTAACGGTCTCACCGATATGTTCCATCCTTGCCAGGTATTGGCCGACCTAATGACTATTCGGGAGAAGAAAGGCGCTTTAGCCGGTTTGAAGCTGGGATATATCGGGGACGGAAACAACGTGGCCAATTCTCTCCTCATCGGAGGAGCGAAGACGGGAATGAAAGTAATTGTCGCATCACCTCCAGGGTACCAGCCTCCTAAACAGGTTGTAGATTGGGCCCGGGAGGACGCCCGGAAGACGGGTGGCGAAATTACGATTACCGAGGATCCTTTGGAGGCGGCGCGGGAGGCGGATGTGTTATACACCGATGTATGGGCCAGTATGGGACAAGAGAAGGAAGCGGTAGAACGCAAAAAAGTGTTTAGCCGCTACCAGATCAACGAGGATTTGCTACACTACGCCCGCCCGGATGCGATTGTTCTCCATTGCCTGCCAGCCCACCGGGGGGAAGAGATTACCGAGGAGGTAATGGAAGGACCTCAATCAGCAATTTTTGATCAGGCGGAGAACAGGCTTCATGCTCAGAAGGCTATTTTGGCTTTGCTTCTTTAA
- a CDS encoding acetylornithine transaminase codes for MSNKEIIDQGRECVMNTYSRFPVTLVRGEGSRVWDADGKEYLDFVSGLAVNSLGHCHPRVVEAIQRQAETLLHCSNLYWIEPQVKLARMLVENSVFDKVFFANSGAEANEGAIKLARKYAKLKSGPEKFEIITMKQSFHGRTLATLTATGQEKFHKGFEPLPAGFKYVPFNDLDALKKAISRQTCAVMLEPIQGEGGVNVADPVYLRGVKNLCQEQGLLLIFDEVQCGMGRTGKLFAYEHYGVEPDIMTLAKALGGGVPIGALLAKEEVARAFQPGDHASTFGGNPLACAAGVAAFSALLEEDLVSNAEKVGDYFLGKLEALKERFPFVKEVRGKGLLLGMELTVPGGPVVSYCLEKGLLINCANNYVLRFLPPLNISRQEVDQVTSILEEALMHLEEKNGM; via the coding sequence ATGAGCAACAAGGAAATTATAGACCAGGGTCGGGAATGTGTAATGAATACCTATAGTCGCTTTCCCGTAACCCTGGTCAGAGGGGAAGGCAGCCGGGTTTGGGACGCAGACGGGAAAGAGTATCTTGATTTTGTAAGCGGTTTGGCGGTCAACTCCCTGGGTCATTGCCACCCCCGGGTGGTAGAAGCGATACAGCGTCAAGCTGAAACTCTGTTGCACTGCTCCAATTTGTACTGGATAGAACCTCAGGTGAAGCTCGCCCGGATGTTAGTAGAGAACTCCGTCTTTGATAAAGTTTTTTTTGCCAACAGTGGGGCCGAAGCCAATGAGGGGGCAATAAAATTGGCCCGGAAATATGCCAAACTGAAATCGGGCCCGGAAAAGTTCGAGATTATCACCATGAAACAATCCTTCCATGGGCGAACGCTGGCTACCCTGACGGCGACAGGGCAGGAAAAATTTCATAAGGGCTTTGAACCTCTTCCGGCGGGTTTCAAATACGTACCTTTTAATGATTTAGATGCTTTGAAGAAGGCTATTTCCAGGCAGACCTGTGCGGTGATGTTGGAACCGATCCAGGGTGAAGGCGGGGTAAATGTGGCCGACCCTGTGTATCTCCGAGGGGTTAAGAATCTTTGTCAAGAACAGGGTCTTCTCTTGATCTTTGATGAAGTACAGTGTGGCATGGGTAGGACGGGGAAGCTTTTTGCCTACGAACATTACGGTGTGGAACCGGACATAATGACCCTGGCCAAAGCTCTGGGGGGCGGGGTTCCCATTGGGGCTTTGCTGGCTAAAGAAGAAGTAGCCCGTGCCTTCCAGCCCGGGGATCATGCCTCAACTTTCGGAGGTAATCCTTTGGCCTGTGCTGCTGGAGTGGCGGCTTTTTCCGCCCTCCTGGAAGAGGACCTGGTTTCTAACGCCGAGAAAGTCGGAGACTACTTTCTCGGTAAACTAGAGGCTTTAAAGGAACGCTTTCCTTTTGTCAAAGAGGTGCGGGGAAAAGGATTGCTGTTGGGAATGGAATTAACGGTCCCCGGCGGCCCGGTGGTTTCATATTGTCTGGAGAAAGGACTGCTGATAAATTGTGCCAATAACTATGTACTGCGCTTCTTACCTCCTCTTAACATTTCCCGGCAAGAGGTGGACCAGGTAACAAGCATACTGGAAGAAGCTTTGATGCATTTGGAAGAGAAAAATGGCATGTAG
- the argB gene encoding acetylglutamate kinase produces MDLSAEKVNVLIEALPYIKEFYGKTVVIKYGGSAMVDCRLKEAVIQDVILMRYVGMNPVIVHGGGPAITAMLDRMGKKTEFINGLRVTDSETMEIVEMVLVGKINQEIVALLNQLGGKAVGLSGKDGQLIQAEKKLANWYDESGQEVTADIGYVGEVRKVNPAVIETLVTEGYIPVIAPIGVGRQGETYNINADYVAGAVAGALKAHKLILLTDVEGIFADLEDKKSLISCIKVDEVPGLINRGIISGGMIPKIQCCVEALEEGVSRAHIINGRIPHSLLLEIFTRKGIGTMVVK; encoded by the coding sequence ATCGACTTGAGTGCAGAAAAGGTAAATGTGCTGATTGAAGCGCTGCCTTACATAAAAGAGTTTTACGGGAAAACGGTAGTCATAAAATACGGTGGCAGTGCCATGGTGGACTGCCGCTTAAAAGAAGCAGTAATTCAGGATGTAATTTTAATGCGTTATGTGGGTATGAATCCGGTGATAGTGCACGGAGGCGGTCCCGCCATAACCGCCATGCTGGACAGAATGGGTAAAAAAACCGAATTTATAAACGGACTGCGCGTAACCGACAGCGAAACCATGGAAATTGTGGAAATGGTTTTGGTCGGTAAAATCAATCAGGAAATTGTCGCTCTGCTCAATCAACTGGGAGGAAAGGCGGTTGGCTTGAGTGGAAAGGATGGTCAGTTAATTCAAGCAGAGAAGAAATTGGCTAACTGGTATGATGAAAGCGGTCAGGAGGTAACGGCAGACATAGGTTACGTAGGAGAGGTGCGGAAGGTTAATCCGGCGGTGATTGAGACCCTGGTGACGGAAGGGTACATCCCGGTGATCGCTCCTATCGGCGTAGGCCGGCAGGGAGAAACTTACAACATCAATGCCGATTACGTAGCCGGAGCTGTGGCCGGGGCTTTAAAGGCCCATAAGTTAATACTGCTTACCGATGTAGAAGGAATATTTGCCGACTTGGAAGATAAAAAATCCTTGATTTCATGTATTAAAGTTGACGAAGTTCCGGGCTTAATTAACCGCGGAATTATTTCCGGCGGGATGATACCGAAAATCCAGTGCTGTGTAGAGGCTCTAGAAGAAGGAGTTTCCCGGGCACATATAATTAACGGACGCATACCCCATTCCCTTTTGTTGGAAATATTTACCCGAAAAGGGATCGGTACCATGGTGGTTAAGTAA
- the argJ gene encoding bifunctional ornithine acetyltransferase/N-acetylglutamate synthase, translating to MRPADYEVISGGVTAVPGTLASGVSCGLKEKGKDLALVCMDKIAAAAAVFTTNRVKAAPVMVSQEHLKGGVAQAIVVNSGNANACTGVEGLQDARRMAEITAQKLNILPRHVVVASTGVIGVPLPMDKIETGIERAVAELSPQGGRAAAEAIMTTDTCVKEYALRTEIGGREVTVGGMAKGAGMIHPNMATMLAFITTDLNISSKSLRKALSTTVDRSFNMITVDGDTSTNDMVVLLANGLAGNPVLQEFGNGWQEFLDALEHVCVELAKMIARDGEGATKLVEVRVLNAQSAEEARKAARAIAASNLVKTALFGNDANWGRIMAALGYSGAQFNPDLVEVSFASNAGREVVAMNGRGINFSEERVENILRNDTVQLIVDLKEGEAEATAWTCDLSYDYVRINADYRT from the coding sequence ATGAGACCAGCAGATTATGAAGTGATTTCCGGTGGCGTAACCGCGGTTCCCGGTACTTTGGCCAGCGGGGTATCTTGCGGCTTAAAAGAAAAAGGAAAGGATTTAGCACTAGTTTGCATGGATAAGATTGCCGCTGCGGCTGCTGTCTTTACTACCAACCGGGTGAAGGCGGCACCTGTAATGGTCAGCCAAGAGCATTTGAAGGGTGGAGTTGCTCAGGCTATAGTGGTTAACAGCGGTAATGCCAACGCCTGTACCGGCGTTGAGGGGCTTCAAGATGCGCGGCGTATGGCAGAAATAACGGCTCAAAAACTAAATATTCTCCCCCGTCATGTAGTGGTTGCCTCTACCGGGGTAATTGGGGTTCCCCTGCCTATGGATAAAATTGAAACAGGCATTGAGCGAGCTGTGGCAGAACTTTCCCCGCAGGGAGGAAGAGCGGCGGCAGAAGCTATCATGACTACCGACACGTGCGTCAAAGAATATGCCCTCCGGACGGAAATAGGAGGCCGGGAAGTAACGGTGGGAGGGATGGCCAAAGGAGCGGGAATGATCCATCCCAATATGGCCACCATGTTGGCCTTTATTACTACGGATTTGAATATATCTTCCAAAAGTTTACGAAAAGCTTTATCAACAACGGTTGATCGCTCCTTCAACATGATTACAGTAGATGGAGACACCAGTACCAACGATATGGTAGTACTTCTGGCGAACGGTTTGGCTGGAAATCCTGTTCTTCAAGAGTTTGGCAACGGATGGCAGGAATTTCTTGACGCATTGGAGCATGTATGCGTTGAGCTGGCCAAGATGATTGCCCGGGACGGCGAAGGTGCCACTAAGCTGGTGGAAGTCCGGGTACTAAATGCCCAGAGTGCTGAAGAAGCGAGGAAAGCTGCTAGAGCTATTGCTGCCTCCAATTTGGTCAAGACGGCCTTATTCGGAAACGATGCCAACTGGGGCAGAATTATGGCTGCTTTAGGTTATTCCGGGGCCCAATTTAATCCGGATTTGGTGGAGGTCAGTTTTGCCAGCAATGCCGGGCGGGAGGTGGTAGCGATGAACGGAAGGGGGATTAACTTTAGCGAAGAGCGGGTGGAGAATATTCTGAGAAATGATACGGTACAACTGATAGTTGATTTGAAAGAAGGGGAAGCGGAAGCTACTGCCTGGACCTGCGATTTATCCTATGATTACGTTCGCATCAATGCCGATTATAGAACGTAA
- the argC gene encoding N-acetyl-gamma-glutamyl-phosphate reductase produces MVKALVIGATGYAGVELVRLLSRHRRVQLVGVTSQSHVDKPLSFVYPHLSGHVSLICKEQEMLDKISEADVVFVALPHGYSAPVVRKALDSGIKVIDLGADFRFDEADSYEEWYGEQHKEPELLAISVYGLPEVNRSKIKEAQLIANPGCYPTSTLLGLAPLVRERMVDLNSIVIDSKSGISGAGRKLTLATHFAESNENVSAYNVARHRHTPEIEQELAKLAGEKVKVTFTPHLIPMTRGILSTIYASLTEATNSDKLREIYLDYYRHEPFIRILPEEQWPHTKWVYGSNYCDLNLRVDHRTNRVIVVSAIDNLVKGAAGQAVQNMNLMFGFPETEGLEVVPVFP; encoded by the coding sequence ATGGTTAAGGCATTAGTGATAGGAGCCACAGGATATGCTGGAGTGGAATTGGTACGTCTCCTCAGCCGGCACCGGCGGGTGCAGTTGGTGGGGGTGACTTCTCAAAGCCATGTAGACAAACCGCTATCTTTCGTTTATCCTCACCTTTCAGGCCATGTTTCGCTTATTTGTAAGGAACAGGAAATGTTGGATAAAATCAGTGAGGCAGATGTAGTTTTTGTGGCTTTGCCTCACGGGTATTCTGCTCCCGTAGTAAGAAAGGCGCTTGATTCAGGAATCAAGGTGATAGATTTGGGGGCCGATTTTCGTTTTGATGAGGCCGATTCGTATGAGGAATGGTATGGTGAGCAGCATAAGGAACCGGAATTGCTGGCTATCTCCGTGTACGGTTTGCCTGAGGTGAATCGGTCGAAAATAAAAGAGGCCCAGTTAATAGCCAATCCCGGATGTTATCCTACCAGTACCCTGCTCGGGCTGGCTCCTCTGGTCAGAGAAAGAATGGTTGACTTGAACTCCATTGTTATTGATTCCAAGTCAGGAATTTCGGGGGCGGGAAGGAAATTAACTTTGGCTACCCATTTTGCTGAGAGTAACGAAAATGTAAGTGCTTATAACGTCGCCCGTCACCGTCATACTCCTGAGATAGAGCAGGAACTGGCCAAATTGGCCGGGGAGAAAGTAAAGGTTACTTTTACTCCTCACCTTATTCCAATGACGCGGGGGATTTTGAGTACCATTTACGCTTCCCTGACTGAAGCGACAAATAGCGATAAGTTACGAGAGATTTACCTTGATTATTACCGGCACGAGCCCTTTATACGCATTTTACCGGAAGAGCAGTGGCCTCATACCAAATGGGTTTACGGGTCAAATTACTGCGACTTGAACCTCCGGGTGGATCACCGGACCAATCGAGTGATAGTTGTATCGGCTATCGACAATCTGGTTAAAGGAGCGGCCGGCCAGGCAGTACAGAATATGAACCTGATGTTTGGATTTCCTGAAACTGAGGGTCTGGAAGTCGTACCGGTGTTTCCGTAA